A genomic stretch from Enterobacter dykesii includes:
- a CDS encoding TIGR01777 family oxidoreductase, translating to MKILLTGGTGLIGRHLIARLQALHHDITVVTRSPEKARQVLGAGVDIWKNLAEQQNLDGFDAVINLAGEPIADKRWTEEQKQLLCSSRWNITEKLVELIRNSHTPPSVLISGSAVGYYGDLGEVVVTEEEPPHNEFTHKLCAQWERIACAAQSDRTRVCLLRTGVVLAPKGGILAKMLPPFRLGLGGPIGNGRQYLAWIHIDDMVNGILWLLDNDLRGPFNMVAPYPVRNEQFAHALGHALHRPAILRVPATVIRLMMGEASVLVLGGQRALPKRLEAAGFAFRWYELEEALGDVVTTK from the coding sequence ATGAAGATTTTGCTGACCGGCGGCACGGGCCTGATTGGTCGTCACCTCATTGCGCGTCTGCAGGCCCTGCATCACGACATTACCGTGGTCACGCGCAGCCCGGAGAAAGCGCGCCAGGTGCTGGGGGCGGGTGTCGATATCTGGAAAAATCTTGCCGAGCAGCAAAATCTGGACGGCTTCGACGCCGTCATTAACCTCGCGGGTGAACCCATCGCCGATAAGCGCTGGACGGAAGAGCAAAAACAGCTGTTATGCAGCAGCCGGTGGAACATTACCGAAAAGCTGGTCGAGCTGATCCGCAATAGCCACACGCCGCCTTCGGTACTGATTTCAGGTTCAGCGGTAGGCTATTACGGCGATCTCGGCGAGGTGGTAGTGACCGAGGAAGAGCCGCCGCATAATGAGTTTACCCATAAGCTCTGCGCCCAGTGGGAGCGTATCGCCTGCGCGGCGCAGAGCGATCGCACCCGCGTCTGCCTGTTGCGGACCGGCGTCGTGCTTGCGCCGAAAGGCGGCATTCTGGCGAAGATGCTTCCCCCTTTCCGGCTCGGGCTCGGCGGCCCCATCGGCAATGGTCGTCAGTACCTGGCGTGGATCCATATCGACGATATGGTCAACGGGATTCTCTGGCTGCTGGATAACGATCTGCGCGGGCCGTTTAACATGGTAGCTCCCTATCCGGTGCGTAACGAACAGTTTGCCCACGCGCTGGGGCATGCCCTGCACCGCCCGGCGATATTACGCGTGCCTGCCACGGTGATTCGCCTGATGATGGGTGAAGCGTCTGTGCTGGTATTAGGCGGACAGCGAGCGCTGCCAAAACGGCTGGAAGCGGCCGGCTTTGCGTTCCGCTGGTATGAATTAGAAGAGGCGCTGGGGGATGTGGTGACAACAAAATAA
- a CDS encoding HD domain-containing protein yields the protein MQIEKRLKQLAEQNPNYSLLWAQWEFDKKLLSRALNTVSRDFPHYSLHDASHSSTIVTQIEKVIAPNIEHLSATDCWLILESCYWHDAGMLITHKDKESLLRDEGFISYLKHLSRSNGELSQHANIIIDEKKNGDIHKVLLMSNSLTFIIADYFRTKHAERSGTFVLDPTQVKIDSPRTILIPKRLFEFIASIVRCHGESREEILTLPKSNDGMDAGDYAHPRYIAALLRIGDLLDIDDGRFCPTLLSNIGDVPCSSHDHQKKHASIKHLYIDSDIIEIEAVCSGYGDFQAQQSWFEYIRDEFSYQKSIWNKIVPNSNYRPLPTIEKIDCRIDGLIALKGKVPRLSLDTKRVYEYLTGSQIYSEKYPFIRELVQNAIDATYYKIWEDILYNESINIHVDHQILRGVFNSELQAHPVSLTFTQLNDNEREILDINDAHYKLEIKDHGTGMDLLDFQKILEVGSVTSAFRSNLLNTMPAWARPSGYFGIGLQAAFKFCNKVIIKTKKINSPCYEMIVNNTKGKDFSFEIRKIEDARFAGTKITSFFDVPDAPLKIGVDKNGNEISFDPFMDDKGQAMSALFKSLVTDEFRTSKAMIEFNGEYINAISSRNFKRWESDYDIEVDYDLYVQLNDNTPPDFLFKGVPFDLKTPYKGISGEINIFSENAGYWLTIDRTKGRTDRIQNLNELYDKLIEKNLSEIRKSSPSPEETDFLFYAKYNNSINGIWKNFILNEQLISSYLFDGKSLLISDTKSNIKNINYLTVDDFVFECLGDIIKREKISFNVSFLREEKVGIRNFKIGIHEINFFPDGEQNTNIDIKIIEDMLPLMRQNPGRWVVPCFDKKFKQISLKHSLLPSNVFTAKSYNLWSDDMLVVLRDKNNLNEELDVIYEYYKNVCNRNLPKKIFVEKYKECWRRLGLI from the coding sequence ATGCAAATTGAAAAAAGACTCAAGCAACTTGCGGAGCAAAACCCTAATTACTCACTACTATGGGCACAATGGGAGTTTGACAAAAAGTTATTATCACGAGCATTGAATACTGTTTCTCGCGATTTTCCACATTATAGTCTTCATGATGCATCTCATTCATCAACTATTGTTACACAGATAGAAAAAGTTATAGCGCCAAATATTGAACATCTATCAGCTACTGATTGCTGGTTAATATTAGAGTCTTGTTATTGGCACGATGCCGGTATGCTTATTACGCATAAAGATAAAGAGTCTCTCCTAAGGGATGAAGGGTTTATATCGTACTTAAAACACCTTTCGCGTTCAAATGGAGAATTATCTCAACATGCAAATATCATCATTGACGAAAAGAAAAATGGCGATATTCATAAAGTATTGCTTATGTCGAACTCATTGACTTTTATTATCGCAGATTATTTTCGTACTAAACATGCTGAACGTTCAGGAACTTTTGTACTAGATCCTACACAGGTCAAGATTGATTCCCCAAGAACTATTTTAATCCCTAAGCGACTTTTTGAATTTATCGCGAGCATAGTTAGATGTCATGGGGAGAGTAGAGAGGAAATCTTGACTTTACCTAAAAGTAACGACGGTATGGATGCTGGAGATTATGCACATCCGCGTTATATTGCTGCTTTGCTTAGAATTGGTGACTTACTTGATATAGATGATGGGCGCTTTTGTCCCACTCTTCTTTCTAATATAGGTGATGTTCCTTGTTCTTCACATGATCATCAAAAGAAACATGCATCTATAAAACATTTATATATTGATAGTGATATTATCGAAATTGAGGCTGTTTGCTCTGGTTATGGTGATTTCCAGGCTCAGCAATCTTGGTTTGAGTATATACGTGATGAATTCTCATATCAAAAAAGCATTTGGAATAAAATAGTTCCAAATAGCAATTATAGGCCACTTCCTACAATTGAAAAAATAGATTGTAGAATTGATGGTCTGATTGCTCTAAAAGGAAAGGTACCAAGACTTAGTTTGGACACTAAAAGAGTCTATGAATATCTGACAGGTTCACAAATTTATAGTGAGAAGTATCCATTTATAAGAGAGTTGGTACAGAATGCAATTGATGCGACTTATTATAAAATATGGGAAGATATTCTTTATAACGAAAGCATTAATATTCATGTTGATCATCAAATTCTAAGGGGGGTATTTAATAGTGAATTGCAAGCACATCCTGTTTCACTGACATTTACCCAACTAAATGATAATGAAAGAGAAATCTTGGATATTAATGATGCGCATTATAAATTAGAAATTAAAGATCATGGAACTGGAATGGATCTTTTAGATTTTCAGAAGATCTTGGAGGTTGGCTCTGTTACAAGCGCATTTAGAAGTAATTTACTTAATACTATGCCTGCATGGGCTCGTCCTAGTGGTTATTTTGGAATTGGCCTCCAAGCTGCTTTTAAGTTTTGCAATAAAGTGATTATAAAAACTAAAAAGATAAATTCACCATGCTACGAAATGATAGTTAATAATACAAAAGGAAAAGACTTTTCTTTTGAAATTCGTAAGATTGAAGATGCAAGATTTGCAGGTACAAAAATCACATCCTTTTTTGATGTGCCTGATGCACCGTTGAAAATTGGTGTGGATAAAAATGGAAATGAAATATCATTTGATCCTTTTATGGATGATAAGGGTCAAGCTATGTCAGCACTATTCAAATCACTTGTAACGGATGAGTTTAGAACATCAAAAGCAATGATAGAATTTAATGGCGAGTATATTAATGCTATCTCAAGTAGAAATTTTAAACGTTGGGAAAGCGATTATGATATCGAAGTTGACTACGATTTGTATGTTCAGCTTAATGATAATACCCCACCTGATTTTTTGTTCAAGGGTGTTCCTTTTGATTTAAAAACACCCTATAAAGGTATCTCAGGGGAAATTAATATTTTTTCTGAAAATGCAGGATATTGGCTTACAATAGATAGAACCAAAGGAAGAACGGATAGAATACAGAATCTGAATGAACTATATGATAAGTTAATTGAAAAAAATCTTTCTGAAATAAGAAAAAGCTCACCTTCTCCAGAAGAAACTGATTTCTTATTCTATGCAAAATATAATAATTCCATCAATGGTATTTGGAAAAACTTTATTCTAAATGAGCAACTCATTTCTAGTTATTTGTTTGATGGGAAGAGTCTTTTAATTTCTGACACCAAGTCAAACATTAAAAATATTAACTATCTCACTGTCGATGATTTTGTTTTTGAATGCCTCGGTGATATAATTAAAAGAGAAAAGATATCATTTAATGTTTCATTTTTAAGAGAAGAGAAGGTTGGTATTAGAAACTTCAAAATTGGTATTCATGAGATTAATTTCTTCCCTGATGGTGAACAAAATACGAATATTGATATTAAGATTATTGAGGATATGTTGCCATTAATGAGGCAAAATCCAGGGAGATGGGTTGTTCCATGCTTCGATAAAAAATTTAAACAAATTTCACTCAAGCATAGTTTGTTACCTAGCAATGTTTTTACAGCAAAATCATATAATCTATGGTCAGATGATATGCTGGTCGTGTTGAGAGATAAAAATAACTTGAATGAGGAGTTAGACGTTATATATGAATATTATAAAAACGTCTGCAACAGAAATTTGCCAAAGAAAATTTTTGTTGAGAAATATAAAGAATGTTGGAGGCGTTTAGGTCTAATTTAG
- a CDS encoding helix-turn-helix transcriptional regulator, translated as MLPHRLKAARLKAGLSQQKLGILAGIDEATASARMNQYEKSIHTPDFALACKLAEVLNIPACYFYTVEDDLAEIIFHYYKK; from the coding sequence ATGCTTCCCCATCGACTAAAAGCGGCTCGACTGAAGGCCGGACTATCACAGCAAAAACTTGGGATCCTCGCGGGGATTGATGAAGCGACGGCGAGCGCACGTATGAACCAGTATGAGAAGAGCATTCATACGCCTGACTTTGCGCTGGCGTGCAAGTTGGCGGAGGTGCTTAATATACCGGCCTGTTATTTTTATACTGTTGAGGATGATTTGGCTGAAATTATATTTCACTATTATAAAAAATAA
- a CDS encoding GNAT family N-acetyltransferase gives MATITTPRLHLTPFEPTDWAFFRSLREDRRIMRYMAAIAPEKETRRVFAARLMAEHVFVIRSLEDDTPLGDIGLQISPENREEADIGYTVVPAAQGKGIASEALRAVCDYAFNQTCVKAINAYVLADNGGSVRVLEKAGFVRTQVLEKAYEIDGVRYDDWVYRLECGAA, from the coding sequence ATGGCAACGATAACCACTCCCCGGCTTCACCTCACTCCTTTCGAACCCACTGACTGGGCCTTCTTCCGCTCGCTGCGAGAAGATCGCCGCATCATGCGCTACATGGCCGCCATCGCGCCGGAAAAAGAGACCCGCCGCGTGTTTGCTGCACGCCTGATGGCGGAGCATGTCTTTGTGATCCGCTCTCTTGAGGACGATACGCCGCTGGGCGATATTGGCCTGCAAATCAGCCCTGAGAATCGTGAAGAGGCCGATATCGGCTACACGGTTGTGCCTGCCGCGCAGGGGAAAGGTATCGCCAGCGAGGCGCTGCGCGCGGTGTGTGATTACGCGTTTAACCAGACCTGCGTGAAAGCGATTAACGCGTACGTGCTGGCAGATAACGGCGGTTCGGTGCGGGTGCTGGAGAAAGCCGGGTTTGTGCGCACGCAGGTGCTGGAAAAAGCGTATGAGATTGACGGCGTGCGCTATGACGACTGGGTGTATCGGCTGGAGTGCGGTGCGGCTTGA
- the hisP gene encoding histidine ABC transporter ATP-binding protein HisP has protein sequence MAENKLNVIDLHKRYGEHEVLKGVSLQANAGDVISIIGSSGSGKSTFLRCINFLEKPSEGSIVVSGQNINLVRDKDGQLKVADKHQLRLLRTRLTMVFQHFNLWSHMTVLENVMEAPIQVLGLSKQEARERAVKYLAKVGIDERQQMKYPVHLSGGQQQRVSIARALAMEPEVLLFDEPTSALDPELVGEVLRIMQKLAEEGKTMVVVTHEMGFARNVSNHVIFLHQGKIEEQGHPDEVLANPQSPRLQQFLKGSLK, from the coding sequence ATGGCTGAGAACAAATTAAACGTTATTGATTTGCACAAACGCTACGGCGAACATGAAGTGCTGAAAGGGGTGTCGCTGCAGGCGAATGCGGGCGACGTGATCAGTATCATCGGCTCATCCGGCTCGGGTAAAAGTACCTTCCTGCGCTGCATTAACTTCCTCGAAAAGCCGAGCGAAGGCTCGATTGTGGTGAGCGGGCAGAATATTAACCTGGTCCGTGACAAAGACGGCCAGCTGAAGGTTGCGGATAAACACCAGCTGCGCCTGCTGCGTACGCGCCTGACGATGGTGTTCCAGCACTTCAACCTCTGGAGCCACATGACGGTGCTGGAGAACGTGATGGAAGCACCGATTCAGGTGCTGGGCCTGAGCAAGCAGGAAGCCCGCGAGCGCGCGGTGAAATACCTGGCGAAAGTGGGTATCGACGAGCGCCAGCAGATGAAATATCCGGTGCATCTCTCCGGCGGTCAGCAGCAGCGTGTCTCTATTGCGCGCGCGCTGGCGATGGAGCCCGAAGTGCTGCTGTTCGACGAACCGACTTCCGCGCTGGACCCTGAACTCGTTGGCGAAGTGCTGCGCATCATGCAGAAGCTGGCCGAAGAGGGCAAAACGATGGTGGTGGTGACGCACGAGATGGGCTTCGCCCGTAACGTCTCGAACCACGTTATCTTCCTGCATCAGGGGAAAATTGAAGAGCAGGGGCACCCGGACGAGGTGCTGGCGAACCCGCAAAGCCCGCGCCTGCAGCAGTTCCTGAAAGGGTCGTTGAAGTAG
- a CDS encoding ABC transporter permease: MIEIIQEYWKSLLWTDGYRFTGVAITLWLLISSVVMGGILAVFLAIGRVSNNKFIQFPIWLFTYVFRGTPLYVQLLVFYSGMYTLEIVKGTEMLNAFFRSGLNCTVLALTLNTCAYTTEIFAGAIRSVPYGEIEAARAYGFSSVKLYRCIILPSALRIALPAYSNEVILMLHSTALAFTATVPDLLKIARDINSATYQPFTAFGIAAVLYLIISYVLISLFRKAEKRWLQHIKPSSTH; encoded by the coding sequence GTGATTGAGATTATTCAGGAATACTGGAAATCGCTGCTGTGGACGGATGGCTACCGCTTTACCGGCGTGGCGATTACCCTCTGGCTGCTGATCTCCTCCGTGGTGATGGGCGGTATTCTGGCGGTGTTTCTTGCCATTGGCCGCGTGTCGAACAATAAATTTATCCAGTTCCCGATCTGGCTGTTCACCTACGTGTTTCGCGGTACGCCGCTGTACGTGCAGCTGCTGGTGTTCTATTCGGGGATGTACACGCTTGAGATCGTAAAAGGCACTGAGATGCTGAACGCGTTCTTCCGCAGCGGCCTGAACTGTACGGTGCTGGCGTTGACGCTCAACACCTGCGCCTACACCACCGAGATTTTCGCCGGGGCAATTCGCTCTGTTCCTTACGGCGAGATTGAAGCGGCGCGCGCGTACGGCTTTTCCTCGGTGAAACTTTATCGCTGTATTATTCTACCGTCGGCACTGCGTATAGCGTTACCGGCGTACAGTAACGAAGTGATTTTGATGCTGCACTCCACCGCGCTCGCCTTTACCGCGACGGTGCCGGATCTGCTCAAAATCGCGCGCGATATTAACTCCGCGACCTATCAGCCGTTTACCGCGTTTGGCATTGCGGCGGTGCTCTATTTAATTATCTCTTATGTTCTGATTAGCCTGTTCCGTAAGGCTGAAAAACGCTGGTTGCAGCATATAAAACCTTCTTCGACGCACTGA
- a CDS encoding histidine ABC transporter permease HisQ, with product MLYGFSGVILQGALVTLELAISSVVLAVLIGLAGAGAKLSANKPLALIFEGYTTLIRGVPDLVLMLLIFYGLQIALNSVTDAMGMGQIDIDPMVAGIITLGFIYGAYFTETFRGAYMAVPKGHIEAATAFGFTSSQTFRRIMFPAMMRYALPGIGNNWQVILKATALVSLLGLEDVVKATQLAGKSTWEPFYFAVVCGVIYLVFTTASNGVLLLLERRYSVGVKRADL from the coding sequence ATGCTGTACGGATTTTCTGGCGTTATTTTACAGGGCGCGCTTGTCACCCTTGAGCTGGCTATCAGCTCCGTGGTGCTGGCGGTGCTGATAGGTCTGGCAGGCGCAGGGGCGAAGCTTTCAGCTAACAAACCGCTGGCGCTCATATTTGAAGGCTACACCACGCTTATTCGCGGCGTTCCCGATCTGGTGCTAATGCTGCTTATCTTTTACGGTCTGCAGATTGCGCTGAACAGCGTAACGGACGCGATGGGCATGGGACAAATTGATATCGACCCGATGGTGGCCGGTATTATTACCCTCGGTTTTATCTACGGTGCCTACTTCACCGAAACCTTCCGCGGTGCCTACATGGCCGTGCCGAAAGGCCACATTGAGGCGGCAACCGCATTTGGTTTTACCTCTTCACAAACGTTTCGTCGAATTATGTTCCCGGCCATGATGCGCTATGCGCTGCCGGGTATCGGCAACAACTGGCAGGTTATCCTCAAAGCGACAGCGCTGGTCTCGCTGCTCGGCCTGGAAGACGTCGTGAAAGCGACTCAGCTGGCGGGTAAGAGCACCTGGGAGCCGTTCTACTTTGCGGTGGTCTGTGGCGTGATTTATCTGGTCTTTACGACCGCCTCCAATGGTGTGCTGCTTCTGCTCGAGCGTCGCTACTCCGTGGGTGTGAAGAGGGCTGACCTGTGA